One genomic segment of Sorex araneus isolate mSorAra2 chromosome X, mSorAra2.pri, whole genome shotgun sequence includes these proteins:
- the PABIR2 gene encoding PABIR family member 2 isoform X4 has protein sequence MAHEKMDLDLESDTLEGATMKRSSSAPLIQGLSDLSQIFQPCSFRPRRNSATVMSHYSLEEGMNMMRETAHEREVQAAMQMSHSWDESLSLSDSDFEKSEKLYSPKRIDFTPVSPAPSPTRGFGKCYSPSLQMFVGSSGLPSSSFPSPRRFSRSHSPVKCIRPSVLAPIKRKGEMETESQPKRVFQGSNTLLTTDTKQLSELSSCSDILDGSSSSNGLSSDSLAKGSPTADSSVACSNSCSPFILMDDLSPK, from the exons ATGGCTCACGAGAAAATGGACCTGGACTTGGAGTCTGACACCCTGGAAGGCGCCACCATGAAGCGCTCCAGCAGCGCTCCCCTCATCCAGGGGCTCAG tgatcTTTCACAGATTTTTCAACCTTGTTCATTCCGGCCTCGGAGGAATAGTGCAACAGTGATGAGCCATTACAGTCTG GAGGAAGGTATGAACATGATGAGAGAGACTGCACATGAAAG GGAAGTGCAAGCAGCAATGCAGATGAGCCATTCGTGGGATGAGAGTTTGAGCCTG AGTGATAGTGATTTTGAGAAGTCGGAGAAATTATACTCTCCTAAAAGGATTGACTTTACTCCAGTGTCTCCTGCCCCATCACCCACCAGAGGATTTGGAAAG TGCTATTCACCATCCTTACAAATGTTTGTGGGCAGCAGTGGACTACCGTCGAGTTCATTTCCTAGTCCAAGACGCTTTTCCAG gaGCCACAGTCCAGTCAAATGCATCAGGCCCAGTGTTCTTGCTCCGATTAAAAGAAAGG GTGAGATGGAGACTGAAAGCCAGCCCAAGAGAGTTTTCCAAGGCTCGAACACATTGCTGACCACAGACACTAAACAGTTGTCTGAACTCAGTTCAtg TTCAGATATTTTGGATGGCAGTAGTAGCAGCAATGGCTTATCCTCAGACTCACTGGCTAAAGGCAGCCCAACCGCAGACTCTTCAGTAGCATGCTCCAATTCATGCTCTCCGTTCATCTTGATGGATGATCTCTCACCCAAGTGA
- the PABIR2 gene encoding PABIR family member 2 isoform X8 codes for MAHEKMDLDLESDTLEGATMKRSSSAPLIQGLSDLSQIFQPCSFRPRRNSATVMSHYSLEEGMNMMRETAHEREVQAAMQMSHSWDESLSLSDSDFEKSEKLYSPKRIDFTPVSPAPSPTRGFGKCYSPSLQMFVGSSGLPSSSFPSPRRFSRSHSPVKCIRPSVLAPIKRKGEMETESQPKRVFQGSNTLLTTDTKQLSELSSWWCYQGEEIPALTRCVEHLQMNE; via the exons ATGGCTCACGAGAAAATGGACCTGGACTTGGAGTCTGACACCCTGGAAGGCGCCACCATGAAGCGCTCCAGCAGCGCTCCCCTCATCCAGGGGCTCAG tgatcTTTCACAGATTTTTCAACCTTGTTCATTCCGGCCTCGGAGGAATAGTGCAACAGTGATGAGCCATTACAGTCTG GAGGAAGGTATGAACATGATGAGAGAGACTGCACATGAAAG GGAAGTGCAAGCAGCAATGCAGATGAGCCATTCGTGGGATGAGAGTTTGAGCCTG AGTGATAGTGATTTTGAGAAGTCGGAGAAATTATACTCTCCTAAAAGGATTGACTTTACTCCAGTGTCTCCTGCCCCATCACCCACCAGAGGATTTGGAAAG TGCTATTCACCATCCTTACAAATGTTTGTGGGCAGCAGTGGACTACCGTCGAGTTCATTTCCTAGTCCAAGACGCTTTTCCAG gaGCCACAGTCCAGTCAAATGCATCAGGCCCAGTGTTCTTGCTCCGATTAAAAGAAAGG GTGAGATGGAGACTGAAAGCCAGCCCAAGAGAGTTTTCCAAGGCTCGAACACATTGCTGACCACAGACACTAAACAGTTGTCTGAACTCAGTTCAtg GTGGTGTTATCAAGGAGAAGAAATCCCTGCCTTGACCAGATGTGTGGAGCACctccaaatgaatgaataa
- the PABIR2 gene encoding PABIR family member 2 isoform X7, with protein sequence MAHEKMDLDLESDTLEGATMKRSSSAPLIQGLSDLSQIFQPCSFRPRRNSATVMSHYSLEEGMNMMRETAHEREVQAAMQMSHSWDESLSLSDSDFEKSEKLYSPKRIDFTPVSPAPSPTRGFGKQCYSPSLQMFVGSSGLPSSSFPSPRRFSRSHSPVKCIRPSVLAPIKRKGEMETESQPKRVFQGSNTLLTTDTKQLSELSSWWCYQGEEIPALTRCVEHLQMNE encoded by the exons ATGGCTCACGAGAAAATGGACCTGGACTTGGAGTCTGACACCCTGGAAGGCGCCACCATGAAGCGCTCCAGCAGCGCTCCCCTCATCCAGGGGCTCAG tgatcTTTCACAGATTTTTCAACCTTGTTCATTCCGGCCTCGGAGGAATAGTGCAACAGTGATGAGCCATTACAGTCTG GAGGAAGGTATGAACATGATGAGAGAGACTGCACATGAAAG GGAAGTGCAAGCAGCAATGCAGATGAGCCATTCGTGGGATGAGAGTTTGAGCCTG AGTGATAGTGATTTTGAGAAGTCGGAGAAATTATACTCTCCTAAAAGGATTGACTTTACTCCAGTGTCTCCTGCCCCATCACCCACCAGAGGATTTGGAAAG CAGTGCTATTCACCATCCTTACAAATGTTTGTGGGCAGCAGTGGACTACCGTCGAGTTCATTTCCTAGTCCAAGACGCTTTTCCAG gaGCCACAGTCCAGTCAAATGCATCAGGCCCAGTGTTCTTGCTCCGATTAAAAGAAAGG GTGAGATGGAGACTGAAAGCCAGCCCAAGAGAGTTTTCCAAGGCTCGAACACATTGCTGACCACAGACACTAAACAGTTGTCTGAACTCAGTTCAtg GTGGTGTTATCAAGGAGAAGAAATCCCTGCCTTGACCAGATGTGTGGAGCACctccaaatgaatgaataa
- the PABIR2 gene encoding PABIR family member 2 isoform X6, with protein sequence MAHEKMDLDLESDTLEGATMKRSSSAPLIQGLSDLSQIFQPCSFRPRRNSATVMSHYSLLLSSTPKRIPNSRLHQIKWEEGMNMMRETAHEREVQAAMQMSHSWDESLSLSDSDFEKSEKLYSPKRIDFTPVSPAPSPTRGFGKCYSPSLQMFVGSSGLPSSSFPSPRRFSRSHSPVKCIRPSVLAPIKRKGEMETESQPKRVFQGSNTLLTTDTKQLSELSSWWCYQGEEIPALTRCVEHLQMNE encoded by the exons ATGGCTCACGAGAAAATGGACCTGGACTTGGAGTCTGACACCCTGGAAGGCGCCACCATGAAGCGCTCCAGCAGCGCTCCCCTCATCCAGGGGCTCAG tgatcTTTCACAGATTTTTCAACCTTGTTCATTCCGGCCTCGGAGGAATAGTGCAACAGTGATGAGCCATTACAGTCTG TTGCTGTCATCCACACCTAAACGTATTCCTAATAGCAGACTGCATCAAATCAAATGG GAGGAAGGTATGAACATGATGAGAGAGACTGCACATGAAAG GGAAGTGCAAGCAGCAATGCAGATGAGCCATTCGTGGGATGAGAGTTTGAGCCTG AGTGATAGTGATTTTGAGAAGTCGGAGAAATTATACTCTCCTAAAAGGATTGACTTTACTCCAGTGTCTCCTGCCCCATCACCCACCAGAGGATTTGGAAAG TGCTATTCACCATCCTTACAAATGTTTGTGGGCAGCAGTGGACTACCGTCGAGTTCATTTCCTAGTCCAAGACGCTTTTCCAG gaGCCACAGTCCAGTCAAATGCATCAGGCCCAGTGTTCTTGCTCCGATTAAAAGAAAGG GTGAGATGGAGACTGAAAGCCAGCCCAAGAGAGTTTTCCAAGGCTCGAACACATTGCTGACCACAGACACTAAACAGTTGTCTGAACTCAGTTCAtg GTGGTGTTATCAAGGAGAAGAAATCCCTGCCTTGACCAGATGTGTGGAGCACctccaaatgaatgaataa
- the PABIR2 gene encoding PABIR family member 2 isoform X2 produces MAHEKMDLDLESDTLEGATMKRSSSAPLIQGLSDLSQIFQPCSFRPRRNSATVMSHYSLLLSSTPKRIPNSRLHQIKWEEGMNMMRETAHEREVQAAMQMSHSWDESLSLSDSDFEKSEKLYSPKRIDFTPVSPAPSPTRGFGKCYSPSLQMFVGSSGLPSSSFPSPRRFSRSHSPVKCIRPSVLAPIKRKGEMETESQPKRVFQGSNTLLTTDTKQLSELSSCSDILDGSSSSNGLSSDSLAKGSPTADSSVACSNSCSPFILMDDLSPK; encoded by the exons ATGGCTCACGAGAAAATGGACCTGGACTTGGAGTCTGACACCCTGGAAGGCGCCACCATGAAGCGCTCCAGCAGCGCTCCCCTCATCCAGGGGCTCAG tgatcTTTCACAGATTTTTCAACCTTGTTCATTCCGGCCTCGGAGGAATAGTGCAACAGTGATGAGCCATTACAGTCTG TTGCTGTCATCCACACCTAAACGTATTCCTAATAGCAGACTGCATCAAATCAAATGG GAGGAAGGTATGAACATGATGAGAGAGACTGCACATGAAAG GGAAGTGCAAGCAGCAATGCAGATGAGCCATTCGTGGGATGAGAGTTTGAGCCTG AGTGATAGTGATTTTGAGAAGTCGGAGAAATTATACTCTCCTAAAAGGATTGACTTTACTCCAGTGTCTCCTGCCCCATCACCCACCAGAGGATTTGGAAAG TGCTATTCACCATCCTTACAAATGTTTGTGGGCAGCAGTGGACTACCGTCGAGTTCATTTCCTAGTCCAAGACGCTTTTCCAG gaGCCACAGTCCAGTCAAATGCATCAGGCCCAGTGTTCTTGCTCCGATTAAAAGAAAGG GTGAGATGGAGACTGAAAGCCAGCCCAAGAGAGTTTTCCAAGGCTCGAACACATTGCTGACCACAGACACTAAACAGTTGTCTGAACTCAGTTCAtg TTCAGATATTTTGGATGGCAGTAGTAGCAGCAATGGCTTATCCTCAGACTCACTGGCTAAAGGCAGCCCAACCGCAGACTCTTCAGTAGCATGCTCCAATTCATGCTCTCCGTTCATCTTGATGGATGATCTCTCACCCAAGTGA
- the PABIR2 gene encoding PABIR family member 2 isoform X1 — MAHEKMDLDLESDTLEGATMKRSSSAPLIQGLSDLSQIFQPCSFRPRRNSATVMSHYSLLLSSTPKRIPNSRLHQIKWEEGMNMMRETAHEREVQAAMQMSHSWDESLSLSDSDFEKSEKLYSPKRIDFTPVSPAPSPTRGFGKQCYSPSLQMFVGSSGLPSSSFPSPRRFSRSHSPVKCIRPSVLAPIKRKGEMETESQPKRVFQGSNTLLTTDTKQLSELSSCSDILDGSSSSNGLSSDSLAKGSPTADSSVACSNSCSPFILMDDLSPK, encoded by the exons ATGGCTCACGAGAAAATGGACCTGGACTTGGAGTCTGACACCCTGGAAGGCGCCACCATGAAGCGCTCCAGCAGCGCTCCCCTCATCCAGGGGCTCAG tgatcTTTCACAGATTTTTCAACCTTGTTCATTCCGGCCTCGGAGGAATAGTGCAACAGTGATGAGCCATTACAGTCTG TTGCTGTCATCCACACCTAAACGTATTCCTAATAGCAGACTGCATCAAATCAAATGG GAGGAAGGTATGAACATGATGAGAGAGACTGCACATGAAAG GGAAGTGCAAGCAGCAATGCAGATGAGCCATTCGTGGGATGAGAGTTTGAGCCTG AGTGATAGTGATTTTGAGAAGTCGGAGAAATTATACTCTCCTAAAAGGATTGACTTTACTCCAGTGTCTCCTGCCCCATCACCCACCAGAGGATTTGGAAAG CAGTGCTATTCACCATCCTTACAAATGTTTGTGGGCAGCAGTGGACTACCGTCGAGTTCATTTCCTAGTCCAAGACGCTTTTCCAG gaGCCACAGTCCAGTCAAATGCATCAGGCCCAGTGTTCTTGCTCCGATTAAAAGAAAGG GTGAGATGGAGACTGAAAGCCAGCCCAAGAGAGTTTTCCAAGGCTCGAACACATTGCTGACCACAGACACTAAACAGTTGTCTGAACTCAGTTCAtg TTCAGATATTTTGGATGGCAGTAGTAGCAGCAATGGCTTATCCTCAGACTCACTGGCTAAAGGCAGCCCAACCGCAGACTCTTCAGTAGCATGCTCCAATTCATGCTCTCCGTTCATCTTGATGGATGATCTCTCACCCAAGTGA
- the PABIR2 gene encoding PABIR family member 2 isoform X5: MAHEKMDLDLESDTLEGATMKRSSSAPLIQGLSDLSQIFQPCSFRPRRNSATVMSHYSLLLSSTPKRIPNSRLHQIKWEEGMNMMRETAHEREVQAAMQMSHSWDESLSLSDSDFEKSEKLYSPKRIDFTPVSPAPSPTRGFGKQCYSPSLQMFVGSSGLPSSSFPSPRRFSRSHSPVKCIRPSVLAPIKRKGEMETESQPKRVFQGSNTLLTTDTKQLSELSSWWCYQGEEIPALTRCVEHLQMNE, translated from the exons ATGGCTCACGAGAAAATGGACCTGGACTTGGAGTCTGACACCCTGGAAGGCGCCACCATGAAGCGCTCCAGCAGCGCTCCCCTCATCCAGGGGCTCAG tgatcTTTCACAGATTTTTCAACCTTGTTCATTCCGGCCTCGGAGGAATAGTGCAACAGTGATGAGCCATTACAGTCTG TTGCTGTCATCCACACCTAAACGTATTCCTAATAGCAGACTGCATCAAATCAAATGG GAGGAAGGTATGAACATGATGAGAGAGACTGCACATGAAAG GGAAGTGCAAGCAGCAATGCAGATGAGCCATTCGTGGGATGAGAGTTTGAGCCTG AGTGATAGTGATTTTGAGAAGTCGGAGAAATTATACTCTCCTAAAAGGATTGACTTTACTCCAGTGTCTCCTGCCCCATCACCCACCAGAGGATTTGGAAAG CAGTGCTATTCACCATCCTTACAAATGTTTGTGGGCAGCAGTGGACTACCGTCGAGTTCATTTCCTAGTCCAAGACGCTTTTCCAG gaGCCACAGTCCAGTCAAATGCATCAGGCCCAGTGTTCTTGCTCCGATTAAAAGAAAGG GTGAGATGGAGACTGAAAGCCAGCCCAAGAGAGTTTTCCAAGGCTCGAACACATTGCTGACCACAGACACTAAACAGTTGTCTGAACTCAGTTCAtg GTGGTGTTATCAAGGAGAAGAAATCCCTGCCTTGACCAGATGTGTGGAGCACctccaaatgaatgaataa
- the PABIR2 gene encoding PABIR family member 2 isoform X3, with the protein MAHEKMDLDLESDTLEGATMKRSSSAPLIQGLSDLSQIFQPCSFRPRRNSATVMSHYSLEEGMNMMRETAHEREVQAAMQMSHSWDESLSLSDSDFEKSEKLYSPKRIDFTPVSPAPSPTRGFGKQCYSPSLQMFVGSSGLPSSSFPSPRRFSRSHSPVKCIRPSVLAPIKRKGEMETESQPKRVFQGSNTLLTTDTKQLSELSSCSDILDGSSSSNGLSSDSLAKGSPTADSSVACSNSCSPFILMDDLSPK; encoded by the exons ATGGCTCACGAGAAAATGGACCTGGACTTGGAGTCTGACACCCTGGAAGGCGCCACCATGAAGCGCTCCAGCAGCGCTCCCCTCATCCAGGGGCTCAG tgatcTTTCACAGATTTTTCAACCTTGTTCATTCCGGCCTCGGAGGAATAGTGCAACAGTGATGAGCCATTACAGTCTG GAGGAAGGTATGAACATGATGAGAGAGACTGCACATGAAAG GGAAGTGCAAGCAGCAATGCAGATGAGCCATTCGTGGGATGAGAGTTTGAGCCTG AGTGATAGTGATTTTGAGAAGTCGGAGAAATTATACTCTCCTAAAAGGATTGACTTTACTCCAGTGTCTCCTGCCCCATCACCCACCAGAGGATTTGGAAAG CAGTGCTATTCACCATCCTTACAAATGTTTGTGGGCAGCAGTGGACTACCGTCGAGTTCATTTCCTAGTCCAAGACGCTTTTCCAG gaGCCACAGTCCAGTCAAATGCATCAGGCCCAGTGTTCTTGCTCCGATTAAAAGAAAGG GTGAGATGGAGACTGAAAGCCAGCCCAAGAGAGTTTTCCAAGGCTCGAACACATTGCTGACCACAGACACTAAACAGTTGTCTGAACTCAGTTCAtg TTCAGATATTTTGGATGGCAGTAGTAGCAGCAATGGCTTATCCTCAGACTCACTGGCTAAAGGCAGCCCAACCGCAGACTCTTCAGTAGCATGCTCCAATTCATGCTCTCCGTTCATCTTGATGGATGATCTCTCACCCAAGTGA